Below is a genomic region from [Limnothrix rosea] IAM M-220.
GAATTCGCCGAAAAGAGTAACAAGCAAGAGTAAAAACAAATCTGAAGTGGCCTGAGCTTGGGTCATTTCAGGTTTAATTTTATTGAATATTGCGAGGAGACTATGGTCAAAGCCAATCAGTTTAGGACGACAAAGTTAGGGATGTGTGAAATGCTAGCGAAGTAAACAAAGCCTTTGGAAAAATCCCCGCCTTTTGAACCCAAAGGTTCGTGTACTAATCTTGCTAGCCTTAGCTATAGCTTGGAAAAGTTGGCTTCAGGCTTTATTATCCTGCGGGGGCAATAATTTGCCGATCTAAATCCCATGGCAGCGCTTTCCTAACCGTCCTTTCCGTAAAATCGCTACATTAAATATAAGATAACCCCAAATAATGCTATGCAAATTTACCTTGACTACAGTGCGACAACACCGCCTCATCCACTGGTGTTAGAGAAAGTACAGGATGTTTGCACGGCTGAATGGGGAAATCCTTCTAGTCTGCATCAATGGGGAAATCGGGCGGCAACGCTGCTTGAAATGGCAAGGATGCAAGTTGCAGGTCTGATTGGGGCGACAAATCCAGATAATATTTTGTTTACGGCGGGGGGAACGGAGGCGGATAATCTTGCCATTTTTGGGATGACAAGTCAGTTTCAATCGCCCCAACATCTGATTATTTCGAGTGTGGAACATCCGGCGATCGCCAAGCCGGCAGATTATTTAGAAGCCCAAGGTTGGCAGGTGACACGCTTACCCGTTGATCATTATGGGCGGGTTAATCCAGTCGATTTTGAAAAAGCGATTCAACCGAACACTGTTTTAGCGTCGATTATTTATGGCCAAAGTGAAGTGGGCACATTACAACCTATTGCCGAATTAGGGGCGATCGCCCGCAAACATAACGTCATTTTCCATACGGACGCAGTGCAGGCAGCAGGTCGAGTCCCCATTAATGTGGAGACTTTGCCAGTAGATTTATTATCGTTATCAAGTCATAAAATCTACGGTTTACAGGGCACTGGGGCGCTATATGTGCGTTCTGGCCTAGAGCTTCACCCCCAACTCTTTGGCGGGGGGCAAGAAAATAAATTACGCTCTGGCACCCAGGGATTGCCCGGCATTGCGGCCTTTGGCGTTGC
It encodes:
- a CDS encoding cysteine desulfurase family protein, whose protein sequence is MQIYLDYSATTPPHPLVLEKVQDVCTAEWGNPSSLHQWGNRAATLLEMARMQVAGLIGATNPDNILFTAGGTEADNLAIFGMTSQFQSPQHLIISSVEHPAIAKPADYLEAQGWQVTRLPVDHYGRVNPVDFEKAIQPNTVLASIIYGQSEVGTLQPIAELGAIARKHNVIFHTDAVQAAGRVPINVETLPVDLLSLSSHKIYGLQGTGALYVRSGLELHPQLFGGGQENKLRSGTQGLPGIAAFGVAAELATENLMAESQRLRDLQTLCFELLADCHHLQPTGDRHHRLPHHISFVIRDDSPLKGLTGKSIVRQLNLAGIGISAGSACHSGTLSPSSILKAMGYSQAAALSGIRLSCGAQTQKEDIKWTAIALRQILRQQTANLLLT